A region of Domibacillus sp. DTU_2020_1001157_1_SI_ALB_TIR_016 DNA encodes the following proteins:
- a CDS encoding LacI family DNA-binding transcriptional regulator, protein MRMKKSGRVTLQQVADHAGVSRATASLIVRNSPSISEATRKKVLASMEELGYVYDRIAANLRSQSSSTIGVVVTDFANPYYSEFLTGVHHQLEKEGYTVFLATTFDSDTKQDNLLSTMLEHRVGGVILCPVSDNSPASIGKILQLDVPIVTAVREIPDLHCDYVGINYKKGVEMAIDHLIENGHTRIAFLGGISDSSAWKKRFEGYAAAHKKAGLAIDESLIFQSPVTREGGARTLDTSLKHEAPPTAVFCFNDLVAFGVMQRMRELNLQPGRDLSVVGFDNVLEAETFYPSLTTVEAFPKHIGMNAADLLHKRIKDHVRDQERIILEPELFVRASSGKK, encoded by the coding sequence ATGAGAATGAAAAAAAGCGGGCGGGTAACGCTGCAGCAGGTGGCGGACCATGCAGGAGTTTCACGAGCAACTGCCTCGTTAATTGTGCGGAACAGTCCGAGCATTTCAGAAGCAACCAGGAAAAAGGTGCTGGCTTCAATGGAGGAGCTCGGCTATGTTTATGATCGAATTGCCGCTAATCTGCGGTCGCAAAGCTCTTCAACGATTGGCGTCGTTGTGACAGACTTCGCCAACCCGTATTATTCAGAATTTTTAACAGGTGTGCATCACCAGCTTGAAAAAGAAGGGTATACCGTCTTTCTGGCAACGACGTTCGATTCAGATACAAAGCAGGACAACTTGCTGTCAACGATGTTAGAGCATAGGGTAGGCGGTGTTATCTTATGTCCTGTGTCTGATAACTCGCCGGCATCCATTGGCAAAATTCTTCAGTTAGATGTTCCGATCGTAACAGCTGTTCGTGAAATTCCTGATCTGCATTGCGATTATGTTGGAATTAATTATAAAAAAGGAGTAGAGATGGCCATTGATCATTTAATTGAAAACGGTCACACCCGAATTGCCTTTTTAGGAGGAATTTCTGATTCATCTGCCTGGAAAAAAAGATTTGAAGGCTACGCAGCGGCCCATAAAAAAGCGGGACTGGCTATTGATGAATCACTTATTTTTCAAAGCCCCGTCACGCGGGAAGGCGGCGCACGAACACTGGATACAAGCTTAAAGCACGAAGCCCCGCCAACAGCTGTTTTCTGCTTTAATGATCTTGTTGCCTTTGGTGTAATGCAGCGGATGAGAGAATTAAATCTTCAGCCTGGCAGGGATTTATCGGTTGTTGGCTTTGATAATGTATTAGAAGCGGAAACCTTTTATCCATCCCTTACAACTGTTGAAGCATTTCCGAAGCATATTGGTATGAACGCGGCAGATTTACTTCATAAACGGATCAAAGACCACGTGCGTGATCAAGAGCGAATCATACTAGAACCTGAGTTATTTGTGCGCGCATCTTCTGGAAAAAAATAA
- a CDS encoding CoA transferase yields MSRKNFGPLTGVQILDISTMIAAPFGATLLADLGAEVTKVELPNKGDTLRTVGPWKDGEPLRWPGLARNKKSITLNIHSEEGTAIFLKLIKDIDILIENFRPGTLEKWGLGYDVLKAVNPNLVMVRVSGYGQTGPYREKAGFGTPGTAFSGHTYLQGYPDRPPVSPSYSLLDYITGIYVAFAAVSALYHRDTHEEAQGQVVEMGLYESIFRMLEFLIAEYDQNDKVRGRSPGLAGHSSPAGTYETKDGKYVVLVCSTDSTFDRLAAAMERTDMLEDERYYTNAVRLQNDEEVQDIVREFIKGFTQKELQEKLDNFGVPVSPILSIEDIFNDPHYAARQNIVEVEHPRLGKVKVPNVVPNFSDTPGAIRYRAPELGEHNEEILVGKLGLSEAEMADLKAKGVI; encoded by the coding sequence ATGTCACGGAAAAATTTCGGCCCATTAACGGGTGTACAGATTTTAGATATTTCTACGATGATCGCTGCGCCGTTTGGTGCTACACTGCTGGCAGATTTGGGAGCAGAAGTAACAAAAGTCGAACTGCCGAATAAAGGAGATACTCTTCGTACCGTCGGACCATGGAAAGATGGTGAACCGCTGCGCTGGCCGGGTCTTGCCCGCAATAAAAAGTCCATTACCCTTAATATTCATTCAGAAGAAGGAACGGCCATTTTCCTGAAATTAATTAAAGATATCGACATACTCATTGAAAACTTCCGGCCAGGAACGCTTGAAAAATGGGGTCTTGGATATGACGTTTTGAAAGCGGTTAACCCGAACCTGGTCATGGTGCGTGTTTCGGGTTATGGCCAGACCGGCCCGTATCGTGAAAAAGCTGGATTTGGAACACCAGGTACGGCGTTCAGCGGACATACGTATTTACAGGGCTATCCAGACCGCCCGCCGGTCAGTCCATCCTATTCTTTGCTTGACTACATTACCGGCATTTATGTGGCGTTTGCAGCTGTGAGTGCTCTTTACCACCGGGATACACATGAAGAAGCACAAGGCCAGGTTGTAGAAATGGGATTGTACGAATCGATTTTCCGTATGCTTGAGTTTTTAATCGCCGAGTATGATCAAAACGACAAAGTGCGTGGCAGAAGCCCAGGCCTTGCCGGTCATTCAAGCCCAGCCGGAACATACGAAACGAAAGATGGCAAATACGTCGTGCTCGTCTGCAGTACCGATTCTACTTTTGACCGCCTGGCAGCGGCAATGGAACGTACAGATATGCTGGAGGATGAGCGGTACTATACAAATGCGGTTCGTCTGCAGAATGATGAAGAAGTACAAGACATTGTGCGTGAATTTATTAAAGGGTTTACACAAAAAGAACTTCAGGAAAAGCTCGACAACTTTGGGGTACCGGTGAGTCCTATTTTAAGTATTGAAGATATTTTTAATGACCCGCACTACGCAGCCCGCCAAAACATTGTAGAAGTAGAGCATCCGCGTCTTGGCAAAGTAAAAGTTCCAAATGTTGTACCAAACTTTTCTGATACACCAGGTGCCATCCGCTACCGGGCACCGGAACTTGGTGAGCATAATGAAGAAATATTAGTCGGGAAATTAGGATTGTCTGAAGCCGAAATGGCTGACTTAAAAGCGAAAGGAGTTATTTAA
- a CDS encoding TRAP transporter large permease subunit, with product MTIGVFVGSLLGAMALGMPIAFALLVSSVILMYFLGIFDSQIIAQNLISGADSFPLLAIPFFMLAGELMNQGGLSRRIVEMAMTMVGHIKGGLGYVAIIAALLFASISGSAVADTAALGAVLIPMMNKAGYNVNRSSGLIATGGIIAPVLPPSIGFIIFGVASGVSITQLFMAGIVPGLLMALGLVITWSIVARKDNVAVQPRASAKEMLTSLRHGIWALFLPIIIIVGLKFGIFTPTEAAVVAAVYALFVGIVVYRELKLKDLYHVLVQSAKMTSVVMFLVAAALVSSWLITVANLPAMVIDMLGPFLDKPLLLLVMINLLVILVGTAMDMTPTILILTPVLMPLVEAAGIDPVYFGVLFILNNAIGLLTPPVGTVLNVMCGVSKISLEDLMKGIWPFLLVEVIILILLILFPSLVLVPLEWFS from the coding sequence ATGACGATCGGTGTATTTGTTGGCTCTCTGCTTGGAGCTATGGCCCTGGGCATGCCTATCGCATTTGCTCTTCTCGTTAGCAGTGTGATCCTAATGTATTTCCTCGGCATTTTTGATAGCCAGATTATTGCGCAAAACTTAATCAGCGGAGCAGACAGCTTCCCTCTTTTGGCGATTCCGTTTTTTATGCTGGCAGGAGAATTAATGAACCAGGGCGGCTTATCGCGCCGTATTGTTGAAATGGCCATGACGATGGTCGGCCACATCAAAGGCGGCCTCGGATATGTAGCGATTATCGCGGCACTATTGTTTGCGAGTATTTCCGGCTCTGCTGTAGCGGATACAGCCGCTTTGGGTGCAGTTTTAATCCCGATGATGAACAAAGCCGGTTATAATGTGAACCGTTCCAGCGGATTGATTGCAACGGGCGGAATTATTGCACCGGTCCTTCCGCCGAGTATCGGCTTTATTATCTTTGGCGTCGCGAGCGGCGTATCTATTACACAGCTCTTTATGGCAGGGATTGTGCCAGGCTTGTTGATGGCTCTCGGCCTGGTCATTACATGGTCGATTGTTGCCCGCAAGGATAATGTGGCCGTCCAGCCGCGTGCTTCTGCAAAAGAAATGCTTACTTCTCTTCGTCATGGTATCTGGGCTCTTTTCCTTCCAATTATTATTATTGTAGGATTAAAATTCGGGATCTTTACGCCGACAGAAGCAGCTGTTGTAGCGGCGGTTTACGCATTATTTGTAGGCATAGTCGTATACCGTGAATTGAAATTAAAGGATTTATACCATGTATTGGTGCAGTCGGCAAAAATGACGAGCGTGGTTATGTTTCTTGTTGCTGCCGCACTTGTTTCATCCTGGCTGATTACTGTGGCAAATCTGCCTGCTATGGTTATTGATATGCTGGGGCCTTTTTTGGACAAGCCGTTACTATTGTTAGTCATGATTAATTTGCTTGTTATTCTTGTCGGGACAGCTATGGATATGACTCCGACAATCTTGATCCTCACGCCAGTTTTAATGCCGCTTGTTGAAGCAGCTGGCATTGATCCTGTTTACTTTGGGGTTTTGTTTATTTTGAATAACGCCATTGGACTGCTGACACCGCCGGTTGGAACGGTATTAAATGTCATGTGCGGTGTCAGCAAAATCAGCCTCGAAGACTTGATGAAGGGCATATGGCCTTTCCTCCTGGTAGAAGTGATCATCTTAATTTTGCTCATTCTATTCCCTTCACTGGTTCTTGTACCGCTTGAATGGTTTTCATAA
- a CDS encoding zinc-dependent alcohol dehydrogenase, whose protein sequence is MSILERKLNERTAVNKMRSLHISGPGEISLQESSAPAPKQDEVKLKLIYGGICGSDIGVYKGKIAHASYPLTPGHELLGMVIETGEKVDIPIGTRVVVQPNSYCGECEQCQKSKTNLCAFKKSLGVNTDGGFAEEFTVPAKYILPVPDELSDERAVLIEPFAVVIHAFKRANITKGASVAVIGCGTEGQLAIALAAHLGADITAIDINKEKLKKVSVYGDIQTFVPAAVPEKMKFDVVIEAAGVRQAVEQAVDIVKPGGEVVLIGLTDEATLPILKIVRNEISIHGSIIYNFPADFSESAEYLKLPEFTIDPIIADIIPLKEYERAYEAAVSGQYAKIILNFKEGFHQ, encoded by the coding sequence ATGAGTATTTTAGAGCGTAAACTCAATGAACGTACAGCGGTGAATAAAATGCGCAGTCTCCATATATCAGGCCCTGGGGAGATTTCTTTACAAGAAAGCAGTGCCCCAGCACCGAAGCAGGATGAAGTAAAACTCAAATTAATTTACGGCGGCATCTGCGGATCGGATATTGGCGTGTACAAAGGAAAAATTGCTCATGCCTCTTATCCGCTTACCCCAGGGCATGAACTGCTCGGAATGGTGATTGAAACGGGAGAAAAAGTGGATATTCCAATCGGTACACGCGTTGTGGTACAGCCAAACTCCTATTGTGGTGAGTGTGAACAGTGCCAAAAGAGCAAAACCAATCTTTGTGCTTTTAAAAAATCTCTTGGCGTCAACACAGACGGCGGTTTTGCAGAAGAATTTACGGTGCCTGCTAAATATATTCTTCCTGTCCCGGATGAATTATCGGATGAGCGGGCTGTGTTAATTGAGCCTTTTGCGGTGGTCATTCACGCTTTTAAGCGGGCGAACATTACAAAAGGCGCCTCTGTCGCAGTCATTGGCTGTGGAACAGAAGGACAGCTTGCGATTGCGCTTGCTGCTCATCTCGGAGCGGACATTACAGCTATTGATATCAATAAAGAAAAATTAAAAAAGGTTTCTGTGTACGGTGATATTCAGACGTTTGTTCCAGCTGCTGTGCCAGAAAAGATGAAATTTGATGTTGTGATTGAGGCGGCAGGTGTCAGACAGGCAGTTGAGCAGGCTGTAGATATTGTAAAACCGGGCGGTGAAGTTGTTTTAATTGGCTTAACAGATGAAGCCACACTGCCGATCCTGAAAATCGTCCGCAATGAAATTTCTATTCATGGAAGCATCATTTACAACTTTCCGGCTGATTTCTCGGAAAGTGCAGAATACTTGAAGCTGCCGGAATTCACAATTGATCCTATTATTGCGGATATCATTCCGCTTAAAGAATATGAGCGTGCATACGAAGCGGCTGTGTCAGGGCAATACGCCAAAATTATTTTGAACTTTAAGGAGGGCTTTCATCAATGA
- a CDS encoding TRAP transporter small permease, whose translation MKKIERFLENSLNVVMASALAVMVVLVFGNVVLRYLFNSGITWSEEMSRYLFIWLTFLGAIGAFKNKDHLGVDMLIKRLPAKMKKVVLIISELLMVFVLILIFDGSWKMTMLNLGSTAPATGMPMAIVYGTGIIVSFSMAVICIFNLYRIFFNKMTEEEMTKTSESEELIVLYDEEDHLFRKEEKQG comes from the coding sequence ATGAAAAAAATAGAGAGGTTTTTAGAGAACTCGTTAAACGTGGTTATGGCATCCGCCCTAGCGGTAATGGTTGTTCTTGTCTTTGGCAATGTGGTTCTTCGTTATCTTTTTAATTCAGGAATTACCTGGTCAGAAGAGATGTCGCGCTATCTCTTTATCTGGCTGACGTTTCTCGGAGCAATTGGCGCTTTTAAAAACAAAGATCATTTAGGTGTAGATATGCTGATTAAAAGGCTTCCTGCGAAGATGAAGAAAGTAGTTCTTATCATCAGTGAATTGCTTATGGTATTTGTCCTTATCCTTATCTTTGATGGAAGCTGGAAGATGACAATGCTTAATTTGGGCAGTACAGCGCCAGCTACTGGCATGCCGATGGCGATAGTATACGGTACAGGGATCATTGTAAGTTTTTCTATGGCTGTAATATGCATTTTTAATTTATACCGAATTTTCTTTAACAAAATGACGGAAGAAGAAATGACGAAAACCAGCGAATCGGAAGAGCTGATCGTATTGTACGATGAAGAAGATCATTTGTTTAGAAAGGAGGAGAAGCAAGGATGA
- a CDS encoding MFS transporter: protein MSYPLKHSTLPEPLHKKKPTRARFIMLTLLFFGTAINYLDRTNMAVAASAIQDDLGLDAAMLGLILSAFGWTYAFMQIPGGWLIDRFGPRLVYGVSLILFSLFTLFQGFAKNFGTLFGLRLGLGFSESPAFPANSRVVAAWFPQRERALATGVYTAGEYVGLAVATPFLFWLLSSFGWQSIFLVTGVIGILFAAVWFAFYREPKDSKYVNEEELAYIRDGGGLADQVPERQKITWSKARHLFKYRQFWGIYIGQFAVTSTLYFFLTWFPSYLVQEKGITLLKAGFVGSVPYIAAGIGVLVGGYWSDWMVKKGVSVSKARKTPVILGLLGACTIIAANYTTSIGLVIAVMSFAFFAQGMSAITWTLVSDIAPKELVGLAGGVFNLAGNLSAIVTPIVIGMIVSQTGSFNGAIVFVGVVALIGALTYIFVVGEVKRIEIEE, encoded by the coding sequence ATGAGTTATCCATTGAAACATAGTACATTGCCGGAACCTCTTCATAAGAAGAAACCGACCCGTGCCCGTTTCATCATGTTGACACTGCTGTTTTTTGGCACCGCTATTAATTATTTGGACCGCACCAACATGGCAGTAGCTGCTTCTGCTATTCAGGATGATCTTGGACTCGATGCGGCCATGCTCGGGCTCATTTTATCTGCCTTCGGCTGGACGTATGCTTTTATGCAAATACCGGGCGGCTGGCTGATTGACCGATTTGGACCAAGGCTGGTGTATGGGGTATCCCTAATTCTATTTTCGCTTTTTACACTTTTTCAAGGGTTCGCTAAAAATTTTGGGACGTTGTTTGGGCTGAGGCTCGGTCTTGGGTTTTCTGAATCACCGGCTTTTCCGGCCAACAGCCGGGTGGTAGCTGCCTGGTTCCCTCAGCGTGAACGAGCGCTTGCCACAGGTGTTTATACAGCAGGGGAATATGTTGGGCTTGCAGTAGCCACGCCATTTCTATTCTGGCTGCTGTCTTCATTTGGCTGGCAGTCTATTTTTTTAGTAACTGGGGTGATCGGTATTCTATTTGCGGCGGTTTGGTTTGCATTTTACCGGGAACCAAAAGACAGCAAGTATGTGAATGAGGAAGAACTAGCGTATATTCGGGACGGCGGCGGCCTGGCGGATCAGGTGCCAGAGAGGCAGAAAATTACCTGGTCAAAAGCACGGCACCTATTTAAATACCGACAATTTTGGGGCATTTACATAGGACAGTTTGCCGTTACATCGACTCTTTACTTTTTTCTGACCTGGTTTCCAAGCTATCTGGTACAGGAAAAAGGGATCACGCTATTAAAAGCAGGATTTGTAGGGTCGGTTCCATATATAGCGGCCGGAATTGGGGTTCTCGTTGGCGGCTACTGGTCGGACTGGATGGTAAAGAAAGGTGTATCTGTCAGCAAAGCACGTAAAACACCGGTTATTCTCGGCCTGCTTGGCGCTTGCACAATTATAGCAGCAAATTATACAACTTCTATTGGTTTGGTTATTGCGGTTATGTCGTTTGCTTTTTTTGCCCAGGGAATGTCCGCCATTACATGGACACTTGTTTCCGATATTGCCCCTAAAGAGCTCGTTGGATTAGCAGGTGGGGTCTTTAACCTCGCTGGTAACTTATCAGCGATAGTTACACCGATTGTCATTGGAATGATTGTCAGTCAAACAGGTTCCTTTAACGGCGCTATTGTTTTTGTTGGTGTAGTTGCATTAATTGGGGCCCTCACCTATATCTTTGTAGTTGGAGAAGTAAAGCGAATTGAAATTGAAGAGTAA
- a CDS encoding aldehyde dehydrogenase family protein translates to MAELKNQQTALMTELKRAQPFVNGEWLEGNREVIEVKSPYSGEVIGHQVLATMEDTEQALQAAFEAKKEIAAIPAHKRARILKKAAFLLEERKAEFATLISLELGKPLKNTLDEVSRSIETLELSGEEAKRLHGQSMPGDASERGEQAIAVTFRVPVGVIAAITPFNAPLNLVCHKVGPAFAAGNSTILKPAPQTSLIASALLKLLHEAGLPLNAVNMILGGVESGQAIVKDDRVNIISFTGGTVASRNICSIAGMKKVLLELGGNAATIIHDDADLKRAAAMCARTGFSNSGQSCISVQRIYVHQSVVPQFKELLKHEVEKLKVGDPLDPSTDVGTLVNEQAADRIVNWIDLAVKDGAEVVSGGKQNGASVQPTILLNPPKTTNVVCQEVFGPIVSILPYERIEEAISEANDSDFGLQAGIFTNQLDLAYKAAHELAVGGVVINGTSNFRLDHWPYGGVKNSGIGREGPRFAVEDMTESKMIVLQLPV, encoded by the coding sequence ATGGCAGAATTGAAAAACCAACAAACGGCCCTTATGACAGAACTTAAAAGAGCTCAGCCGTTTGTAAATGGTGAGTGGCTGGAAGGAAATCGGGAAGTCATAGAAGTAAAAAGCCCATATTCTGGAGAGGTTATTGGGCATCAAGTACTTGCAACAATGGAAGATACAGAACAAGCACTACAAGCTGCATTTGAAGCCAAAAAAGAAATTGCGGCCATCCCGGCACATAAACGGGCTCGTATTTTAAAGAAAGCCGCTTTTCTTCTAGAGGAGCGAAAAGCAGAGTTTGCAACATTAATTTCATTAGAACTTGGCAAACCACTGAAAAACACGCTGGATGAAGTATCCCGCTCTATTGAAACACTGGAGCTGTCAGGAGAAGAAGCCAAACGGCTGCATGGGCAGAGCATGCCGGGAGATGCTTCAGAACGTGGAGAACAAGCAATCGCTGTGACTTTTCGTGTTCCGGTAGGCGTAATTGCCGCGATTACTCCTTTTAATGCTCCATTAAACCTTGTTTGTCATAAAGTAGGCCCGGCGTTTGCTGCAGGAAACAGTACAATTTTAAAGCCGGCGCCTCAAACTTCTTTAATTGCAAGCGCTTTATTGAAACTTTTACATGAAGCCGGTCTTCCATTAAATGCAGTAAACATGATTCTCGGCGGAGTGGAAAGCGGGCAGGCCATTGTAAAAGATGATCGTGTGAACATTATTTCGTTTACGGGAGGTACGGTAGCCAGCCGCAATATTTGCTCAATTGCCGGAATGAAAAAAGTACTGTTAGAACTCGGTGGTAATGCGGCGACAATCATTCATGATGACGCTGATTTGAAGCGGGCAGCAGCCATGTGTGCGCGTACTGGGTTCAGTAACTCGGGGCAGAGCTGTATCTCTGTTCAGCGTATTTATGTGCATCAATCAGTCGTTCCCCAGTTTAAGGAGCTTTTGAAACACGAAGTAGAAAAGCTGAAAGTAGGCGATCCTCTTGACCCATCAACTGATGTGGGCACGTTAGTCAATGAGCAGGCAGCTGACCGTATCGTTAATTGGATCGATCTAGCTGTGAAAGATGGAGCTGAAGTTGTCTCAGGAGGCAAACAGAACGGTGCCAGTGTTCAGCCAACGATTTTGCTAAATCCTCCTAAAACAACGAATGTTGTCTGCCAGGAGGTATTTGGCCCAATCGTCAGCATTCTTCCCTATGAAAGAATCGAAGAAGCCATCTCAGAAGCGAACGATTCAGATTTCGGTCTTCAAGCAGGTATTTTCACAAATCAGCTCGACCTGGCTTATAAAGCGGCACATGAACTGGCTGTTGGGGGAGTTGTGATTAATGGAACTTCCAATTTCCGTCTGGATCACTGGCCGTACGGGGGCGTGAAAAACAGCGGTATCGGACGTGAGGGCCCGCGTTTCGCTGTTGAAGACATGACAGAATCAAAAATGATTGTGCTTCAGCTTCCGGTGTGA
- a CDS encoding hydroxymethylglutaryl-CoA lyase — MTDLQIPSKAVICEVAPRDGFQAEHDWIPTETKIEIIRKLARTGIQSMEITSFVHPKAIPQLKDAEEVVTRTQDLTNIKFRALVPNARGAQRAIDVGIKKLKLMLSATDSHSLSNANATVEEAQNALEPIIALAEKHGVTVGGSISVAFGCPYEGIVPVDRLAVILDRYTKMGIHEVSLADTTGMANPRQVYSYLGRLTEQFPAMTFSMHLHNTRGMAFANAVAALQQGVIHFDSSIAGLGGCPYAPGASGNIASEDLVHGFEEMGIETGIDLAKMIDAAKEVQQLLGKTDSSSYMLQAGPCSMLSPKPEGQVKLG, encoded by the coding sequence ATGACTGATTTACAGATCCCTTCTAAAGCCGTAATTTGTGAGGTAGCGCCGCGTGATGGATTTCAGGCAGAACACGACTGGATACCGACAGAGACTAAAATAGAGATTATTCGAAAACTGGCCCGCACAGGTATACAGTCAATGGAAATTACTTCATTTGTTCATCCAAAAGCCATTCCTCAATTGAAAGATGCAGAAGAAGTTGTCACACGCACACAGGATTTAACCAATATTAAATTCCGGGCACTCGTCCCAAATGCAAGAGGAGCGCAGCGTGCCATTGACGTGGGAATTAAAAAATTAAAACTCATGCTGTCTGCAACAGATTCTCATAGTCTTTCAAATGCAAATGCGACAGTAGAAGAAGCCCAGAATGCGTTAGAACCTATTATTGCATTAGCGGAGAAACATGGAGTCACAGTGGGAGGCTCCATTTCAGTGGCCTTTGGCTGCCCGTATGAAGGAATTGTTCCTGTCGATCGCCTGGCGGTTATATTAGATCGATATACTAAAATGGGAATTCATGAGGTATCGCTGGCCGATACAACAGGTATGGCTAATCCACGTCAAGTCTACAGTTATCTTGGCCGATTAACAGAACAGTTTCCTGCGATGACGTTTTCAATGCATCTTCATAATACGCGCGGCATGGCTTTTGCCAATGCGGTTGCCGCTTTGCAGCAGGGTGTAATTCATTTTGATAGTTCAATTGCGGGGTTAGGCGGCTGCCCGTATGCTCCTGGAGCATCAGGAAACATTGCCTCTGAGGATCTTGTACACGGATTTGAGGAAATGGGCATTGAAACAGGGATTGACTTAGCAAAAATGATTGATGCAGCAAAAGAAGTCCAGCAGCTGCTTGGAAAAACAGACAGCAGCAGTTATATGCTTCAAGCAGGTCCTTGTTCGATGCTTAGTCCAAAACCAGAAGGACAGGTAAAGCTGGGATAA
- a CDS encoding transposase, translated as MKVAKSLLHKITNQTEIFNATLDLYNDALSFIIGVIDKEFDHTDGLTTKSIVPAVEKLIHATKSNPLPKYKEFNERFYKFPSYFRRSAIASAFGKVRSFRSNYQNWEEEQKYALSEGKKFKKQPPRLQAEHKEFPVFYRGNMFNRTSDTTAQIKVFHQNDWVWADIEFKEQDHYKRGVWEWKENNPKLIKRGKKFFLSISYESKITLTKTPIQKQKVCAVDLGLTNSAVCSVIDATGTVLGRTFIDQPKEKDRRQTLTNKLRKAQRASGHIQAPNFWRQINGYQQHIIRHTSQEIIKFAAKHGCDVIVFEYLGKIKIPKGFYGARKLRFKLHGWRKIGIQNKVEEMAHCQGMRIFRINPRNTSALAFDGSGKVERNRKKDLAVFSTGKVYHADLSASYNIGPVISFGLFKKPFRKRNGCHFRQKFLSWQ; from the coding sequence ATGAAAGTTGCGAAGTCGCTGCTGCACAAAATTACAAACCAGACGGAAATCTTCAATGCTACGCTGGATCTTTACAATGACGCTCTGTCCTTCATCATCGGGGTTATCGACAAAGAGTTTGATCATACCGACGGCCTGACAACCAAATCGATTGTACCGGCAGTAGAAAAACTGATTCACGCAACCAAATCAAACCCTCTTCCAAAATACAAAGAATTTAACGAACGTTTTTACAAGTTTCCTTCCTATTTCCGCAGAAGTGCCATTGCTTCTGCTTTTGGCAAAGTAAGGAGCTTCCGCTCTAACTATCAAAACTGGGAAGAAGAGCAGAAGTATGCTCTTTCCGAAGGGAAAAAGTTTAAAAAACAGCCTCCGCGGCTGCAGGCGGAACATAAAGAATTTCCTGTTTTTTATCGCGGAAACATGTTCAATAGAACATCTGATACGACTGCACAAATTAAGGTATTCCACCAGAATGACTGGGTATGGGCAGATATCGAATTTAAAGAGCAGGACCACTACAAACGCGGTGTTTGGGAGTGGAAAGAGAACAATCCTAAGCTGATTAAGCGGGGAAAGAAATTCTTTCTTTCCATCAGCTATGAAAGTAAAATTACTTTAACAAAAACACCTATTCAAAAGCAAAAAGTGTGTGCGGTGGACCTTGGACTGACGAACTCTGCGGTTTGTTCAGTTATCGATGCAACAGGCACTGTCTTAGGCCGGACATTTATTGACCAGCCTAAAGAAAAAGACCGGCGGCAGACGTTAACGAACAAACTGCGGAAAGCCCAGCGGGCAAGCGGCCATATTCAGGCGCCTAATTTTTGGCGGCAGATCAATGGGTATCAGCAGCATATTATCCGCCACACAAGCCAGGAAATTATAAAATTTGCAGCAAAGCATGGCTGTGACGTCATCGTATTCGAATATCTGGGCAAAATAAAAATCCCAAAAGGATTTTATGGAGCCAGGAAACTTCGTTTCAAGCTTCACGGATGGCGAAAAATAGGCATCCAGAACAAAGTGGAAGAAATGGCGCACTGCCAGGGCATGCGTATATTCCGGATCAATCCGCGAAACACCAGCGCCTTGGCATTTGATGGCTCTGGAAAAGTGGAACGGAACCGGAAAAAAGACCTTGCCGTGTTTTCAACAGGCAAAGTCTATCATGCGGATTTGTCCGCTTCTTATAATATCGGGCCCGTTATTTCATTCGGGCTTTTCAAAAAACCATTTCGGAAACGAAATGGTTGTCACTTCAGGCAAAAGTTCCTGAGCTGGCAATAA